TGGACCTTGCTGTTTCTAACAAGACTCAGAAGGCTCTCGACCGTCGTCATTTTGCACCTGGTCAGCATGGCCAGAACCGCAAGAAGTCCGCTTCTGTGTACAAGCAGCAGCTCGTCGAAAAGCAGCGTCT
The DNA window shown above is from Fibrobacter sp. and carries:
- a CDS encoding 30S ribosomal protein S4, whose product is MSSFRGPKGKVARSLDLAVSNKTQKALDRRHFAPGQHGQNRKKSASVYKQQLVEKQRL